GAATTTCTTAATTCTGCTGTCCTCTTGGACCTCAGTCTCTAAGCTGTACTGTGGTGCTTCAGTGGGGTTAAGTTGTTTGGAGTGCAGACTAGGAGGAGAGTTGGACATTAACTCTAAAATAATATATGTAATTGGGTATTTATTGTGGGTACATTAAACTGGCTTTATAAAACTCCAAGTTTGTGGGACTGTAGTTGTTCAGTGATTGTGTACTAGCCTCACATATGTGAAGGCCATGGGTTTAATCCCAGGCAACCAACATATCCCCACCCAACCTGGTCCAAATAATttattaaagacaaaaaaaatgaaggggCCAGGTCATGATACATttgattgagtgcacaaggacccaggtgcaaacgTCCGGTCTTTACCTATATGGGGAAAAAACTTAATAAGTggaaaagcaatgctgcaggtgtctctcccccatctgtctctatacaatcaataataaattaattaaattataaaaataattttttaaaaactgaaaaaaaataaagcacattGACTTAAATGTTTTCCTCCCTCcgaatggtgtttttttttttgtttttgttattgttttcccCTTTTGAAAGCTGAACTGTAGTAAAATGTCACGGAATTCTTTAGTGACTTAAAGCACTAAGTTTACAGAGTAATTGCTGGCACTTACACAGTACAATACAGTAAGACTTAATTAACTTTTTGTTTCCTGAAATCTATTTCAGCAACTCTACCAGATCCTGACGGACTTCGATATCCGGTTTTATATGTATGAACTACTTAAAGTAAGTGACATTCataaacattcatttttttaagtttatttattaaaggaaatAAGGTTGAGAGTAAAAAGAGAATTCAGCAGgctattatatctttttttattgtttttattatctttatttattggatagagacagaaatggagagggaagggagggatagagagggtgagagacagagagatacctgcagtactgctttaccacttgtgaagctttccccctgcaggtgggtgctaggggctcgaacctgggtccttgcacattgtaacatgtgcactcaaccagatgagccaccccaccctgcccccatcttactttatttttaccagagcactactcagctctggcttatggtggtatgggggattgaacctgggacttgaaagcttCAGGCTTGACCGTCTCTTtgcacataaccattatactatctcccccacccaatcaGCAGGCTATTTCTTAATACCCAGAGAATTTAGTGAGTGGTACCAGGGACATTATACCAGAGATTAGAGCCACCATCTTCATGATTCTTTTTTAGCACTTGGCTTTTCTTTGTTGGTGCTTCATTAATACTGATTTCCACTTTATAATAAATTACTTTCAacttaatgacatttttttttaatgatttatcatTTCTCAGTTCTTGCATTAGTCTTTTGTTCGATTTGACTAGATGATCCAGGATGACTTCATCTGTATATCAGAGATGGCGTCTTGAATAGCTGAAGTCTCATCCATTTTGGTGGCACTTGGTTTCTGATGTCCTCATTTCTTTAGGTAGCAGCTAACTAGCTAGTCACAGCATACCTTTTGCTAATGAGGTACAGAGTCCAAAATGAAACTTCAAAACTGTCTTTCATCATTAATAACCAGAAACTGTGCAAGATTTTTAAATTGAATTAATTTCTTCAAGGAACTTAAAAGCACTTATCAGTAGCTCCACagggaggtggggactggtggcttggcAAAAGTATTAATTTTCTTACTTTATTCAGTCTTTGCTTTTGTCAGGTGTTTTTATGTCCCAGCCACTGTCCTAATTAGCTTACTCCTTTGGATGAAGACTGGGCAAATATTAGCAACACCacttgctatttttttctctttggaacaaaaaatgaaaatgggaAAGTGGAAATATTTAATTTCATTGATAATGTGGGAGAAACTGAGGCCAGCCGCTGCAGAGTAATTGCTGGGTGATTGCCTGAAGCTTTATACAGAGTCCAGTATCCTGATTCAGATTCAGAGATATCTGTCCTCAGGAGCAGCCCTGGTTTCATTAAGCACTGACACTGTCATTGTAGAATCTTGTTACAGCtattgtaaaacaaaacaaaaagaagaagaatgaaatagaaCTCATAGATGAGAAAATTTAAATGCAGTTTTTAAATTGCAGTGGGTTTTTTTCTTACATAAGTGaaacttttattttgttgtttattgttttccttttttattagtgatttaagaatgcTTTACAAGATTGATTACAGGctatagttccacattgcaccACCAACCaaaaccaaagttctgtgactccCCCCGCATACacaataaccatcatagttctcataaagtatAAGTGAAACTTTTACCAAGATTGACATAGAAATAAGCTCTCACAGAAGTAGCTGCTCCCcgctagggaaaggtagaaacaggctgggtatatggatcgacctgccaatgcctatgtctaacagagaagcagttacagaagccagccctcctaccttctgcaccccaaaaagaattttggtccatactccccaagacggggagaaatgttaggggaagctgactagagggctctaaaacccaattccatcaggacctagagaaagaagagaggaaaaacgAAGTACATCCAGAAAGaacaataggtataggtgtgacttagaaaggaagaaaaggcagggccataggaaagaaaaatgggaagGATAGACAGACAGTCATAGAAgatgatagtcaacccatatctctgACCTTGAGAGAATCActgtagtttctaatggagggaatggggatacagaactctagtggtgggaatggtgtgttattttgtaattttgtaatcactaataaaaataagattagggcatcgggcggtagcgcagcaggttaagcacatgtggcgcaaagtgcaaggactggcataaggatcccggttcaagttcccggctccccacctgcaggagagtcacttcacaggcggtgaagcaggtctgcagatgtctatctttctctccccctctctgtcttcctcgcctctctccatttctgtctgtcctatccaacaacaacaataaaaaacaagggcaacaaaaggggataagtaaataattaaaaaataagattaaaagtgCTCACTTCGCCAGCACATACACTAAAATTGGAACAATATAGAGAAGATTAGCCTGGCCCCTGAAAGTAGCTGCTTCCCACAGGCAGCTGTTTAAGTAAAATTAAATGCAGTTCTCTAGTCATAGCAGCCATATTGCAAGCACTCAGGCCTCATGTGGCTGGTGACTACCATACTGGACAGTGCAGAATATTTATGTCACTGTAGATCTGTTTAACAGTGTGGTTGTTAAAAGAACCCCGAAAGTCCCTCTTATATTTACTCACCATTCCCCTCTCTGAAGATTATATTCTCACTTCTACCACATAAATTAGTCTTGCCTATTTTTAACCTTCATATACTATATGTTCTTATGTCTGGAGAAAGCAAAATTTGCTTATTCCTAGAACGTTGATCCTAGGACTGATTCTCTGGTTTATGTATTCCCTCCCACATAATATGCCTAGTATGGTGCCTTTCCTAGTCTAGTCAGTGATTCTCTTATCACGTTGTATTTGTCTCCTATTGAACATTTGATAATGTCCAGAGCATTTCTCATTGTTACAGTTGCTACTGGCATCTGGAGGGTGGATGCCAGGAATTCTGCCACTCGCCTCCCAATTGCATCTCACAACAAAGAATTTCTAGTTCACATATTCACAGTGCTGGTGAGGTGGAAGAACTATAGTCTTCTCCCACAGAAAATTAAGATTTGGATCCACATTTATACAATAAGTACATGAAAAGTTGTTCAGCTTGATTGCCCATGGCGGGGGGCATGTTAGAGATTTAACAAGGACACCCAAGGAGATAGTGCAGCAAATAGCACACTAGACTTGCCTCTGtggggttccaggttcagtccctggcatctcatTATTGCATATGGCAGAATGATACTCTGCCCCCCTCCCTAGTGTGAATAAATtgatctttataaaaaaattttaaaaactcaaaaaATACCATTTCAAGCTCATTAAAACAGCTTTACTAAAAAATAATGACAGGTATTGAAGAGAAAAACTATGTCCCCatacattggtggtgggaatgcaaaatggtccgGCCTCTTTGAACAACATTCTCAGAAAATGCACACATCATGTGAAAGAATCCTACATCTaagtctcttcccctcctcatttttttctgtctctaaataaaaagGGATTTgggaatggcctctgggagctgtGAATTTATTGTATatggagccctagcaataacccatgtatgtgtgcgtgtgtgtgtgtggggggggggattaatgtaaACATATTCAACCCGGCATTTCTATCCCTAGGAATCTACCCAAGAGAAGTAAAAGCAAAGACTCGCACCTTTATGCTTACTGCAGCATTATTCCTAACAGCCAAAAAGTAGCCCTAATGTTCAGCTAGTACATTGATATAAAGGTCTGCCACTCAGCAGGAACAGTGCAACAGTGAATCTCAGAAATATGTTtagtgaaagaaaataaatcattatatactattatttcatttttgGAGTGTCTTAGgaaatgcttcttcttctagcgtttgcccttcttccgtagccagtcaacagcgtcaggttgagcctgatgtaaagtttcgagacctcctttgaatctggagaggtggcagtcgttgactatgtgggtcatagtcttgtctgtagccgcaggggcagttcgggtcgtctctggctccccagcgatggaacatagcggcgcaccggccatggcctgttcgatagcgattgaggagggcccaatcataacgtgctaggtcaaagccgggttgacgcttgcaggggtctgtgatgaggtgtttgttctttacctcagctgactgccaactctgtttccaagagactggaacagagaagttcagtgtaggcataggggaccagattgggtgacgagacatcaagcgttggacagggtgggcgaagatatccacgtatattggcaggtccggtaaagcgtagatgtgggaaatgaacttagatgatgctgcatcccgacgaatatctggcggggcgatgttgctaagaactggcaacatggaaccggggtggaacggatggttccagaaattatcctcatggaggaatataatttggaatcgaccaagtggacatgggggctacagaaccataccggggcacagtattctgcagtggaatagcataatgccagagatgatgatcatagtgtggaagcgctcgcgcccacctttgctgcagtttttatgagatgttcgtgaaatgacagagtgcgatcgagagtaacgccaagatagactggctgggcttcatgccagattctcgtattgccaagctgcacattaagctcacgcgaggccgaggcatggtgtagctggaaaacagatgataccgtttttgcagtgctagggattagtcgccattttttacagtaatcagatatcagagacatgtctttcatgactgtttcctcgaggatgtcgaacttggatgcctgagttgcacagcagatgtcatcggcgtagatgaacttccttgaagaagtttctgggaggtcattgatgtaaatattaaatagcgtaggagccagaacagagccctgggggaggccacttgagacaagtctccatctgctagacttgtcacccagatgcacctggaatcttctgttttggagaagaaacgatagagtgttggccacccatggaggcaggcatcttgagatcttgagtaggagaccacggtgccagaccgtgtcataggctgctgtgagaccaacaaagacagcacccgtctttaaattcttctggaatccattttcagtgtaagttgagagggccagggcttgttcgcaggtagatcttcctgggcggaaaccagcttgggcgggtgataggaatttctctgtaagatgagaaatatgtgacagaagcagcctctcaaggagtttgtaacacacggagaggagagaaattggtctatagctggcggccagtgttgggtctttctttggtttcaaaaccactataatcttcgcaggacgccaaactttgggcatagattcggattccaagatgtgggacaggaatgaagcgagccacttctttgctgcggggcccaggttaagaatgagttctggggtgatgttatcatagccagcagctgttcccgttttaaccctcttcaaagcgtcttccagttcagacagtgtaaagggagagagttttggagatggacaagataaccagaagtgggatgaccactcatgggaaatttctcttttccagactgggtcgatcttagcacatccaacttgagttaggtgactggccactgagtttggagatacgggaggatgggagacgggagggggttggctaccggcacccagtctagCATTTCTCTTAGGAAATGCTAGTCTGTAGTAACAAGAGAGCAAGCATATCATTGAGGCTAGAAGGGGGTAATGGGTATTGAATGCAGACATTAAAATATTGCCTGCATTTTAACTGTCTTACAAGGAGTGATTCTCCCTTTtggaataatgattttttttttttttaatatctatattGGCTGGAGATAGGCAGAAATCGaggtggggagggaagatagagaggaagacaagacacctgaaacgctgcttcatcactcataaagctttcccccagggacttggaaacccccccccccaggtccttttgcactcaaccaggtgcacaactaccTGACCCCAATAATATTCTTTAATGTATTGCAAGGAAATGAGTCCAGAGTCTCTCATGTGTAATATCACTGAGCAGCCTTCCTGGCCaagtttcattatatatatatttgaggcaAGAAGAGGACACCAAAGCATGACTCCCTCATTAATGGTGTGCCCTTGGAGATGCTCATGGTGCTTCCATGCGGGGGTGCCTATGCTTTAATTCAGGGCCTCATATATGGTATGCCCGTTACTCAGTGATACCCAGGGAGCTACCTCCTGTTATCtgatataatttttaaaggtcTTCCTTCAAGGTAGTGGGGGCCAAGCTTGAagctaggtcacacacatggcaaagcagcacactatcctcagggattgtttttaaaggaaaatactaaTATTAGAAAGCTTGTTGATTTAGAAATCCCACAGGGAACACTTACCTAAAAAGATAAatcacgggagtcaggcggtagcacagcgggttaagcgcacgtggtgcaaagcgcaaggaccagcataaggatcccggttcaagctcgtggcttcccacctgcagggggggtcacttcacagttggtgaagcaagtctgcagttgtctatctctctccccctctctgtcttcccctcctctctccatttctctctgtcctatcttaatactacaacaacaataaaaaccaataagggcaacaaaagggaaaataaataaaatatttaaaaaattctaaaaaacatAAAGTGGTAGATTTGCATATCATTATTCATGTCAATATGGATCTCATGCATACCATTTGAGCCTCTATAGTAGTGAGGGTCACAGATCTTTAAAACATTGaattaagggggccgggtggtagtgcaccttgttgagcacacgtttcaatgcacaaggacccaggctcaagcccccggtccccacctgcagggaggaaactgagtggtgaagcagagctatggTTGTCTCTCACATTAGGGGCCTGCTCAAGCAGTTTGTCcacagagtggggctctggggtacCAGCAGCAACACCTTCTGATGCATCCAGACCACCACCTGCTCACATCTTACCTGAGCTCTGAGTGGAATCAAAACTGTGCCCAGCCAAGGCGCACCTCAAGGTCAGGGTACCTGCCATTCCCCAAGGTGGCCCCAAAGCCAAGCAAGCCATGGACAAAGGTCTCTAGCCCTACGACCTGACCAGCTCTGTCCCTGCCGCCCCCCATCCCAGTCTTTGCTGTATTCCTGCCAATTCTCAGCTGTCTAAGGTGCCCCCCACTCTGGCCTTGTAGAAGCCAAGActttgcagggagaaaactttgtgagtggtaaaacagggctacaggtgtctgtctcccacttttgattttttttttttaaatatttattctcttttgttgccctttttttttttattgttgtagttattgttgatgtcattgttgttggataggacagagaaatggagagaagaggggaagacaggggggaaagaaagacacacctgcagacctgcttcactgcctgtgaagcgacccccatgcaggtggggagctgggacttgaaccgggatccttccactggtctttgcactttgtgccatgtgcgcttaacccgctgcgctactgtttGACTCCCCTTTTGATTTAAACATTGAATTCGATAATTCAGtttgtttcccctttttttgacctccagggttatcactggggctcggtacctgcactactaatccactgctcctgtggccaatttttcagttttttggataagacagagagaagttgagaggggagaagatagactcctgcagacctgcttctccacttgtgaagtgactcccctgcaggtggggagttgaggactcaaacaggatccttgcacgggtccttatgctttgtactctgtgtacttaacctgatgcaccagcACCAGACCCCCCCAGTTAATCTCAATCCAGAGACCAATGCACTGATATCAGCTAAATAGAGGTGTATATAATTCTCCCCTCCATAATATTTCTCCATGGTCCCTTTTCTACCAGCTGCCAACCATTGTGTCGAGAGCAAGTACCTCTTGAAGTTTGTTTTCTCATTTGACAACATTTAAGAAGCTGCTCTTTTAGAAGGAGGTTCAAGTCAGTCTGTCACAAATAGATATTGAAAATGTGCTTGTGTGGGGGTTGGTGGTCTAAGGTTGCTTACTTTTCACTGTGCTTTCTTATCTAATAGGCTCTGGATTACTGCCACAGCAAGGGAATCATGCACAGGGATGTGAAACCTCACAATGTCATGATAGATCACCAACAGAAAAAGGTATACCAATACAGCCAGCTGGCAACAAGTCTTAGGGCAGACCATAATGATGATCCCTAGGTGGTTTCTGGAGACCTGGCCTGTTCTCATTGACAGACTTGTGTTGCTGTTACTGCTCCAGTGCTGGTTTATTTACCCTATGCACAGTACGCAAAGAAAGTAGAAAACTGACCCTAATTATAATCATGTGTTTGTTTTGATCATGGCCTTCTAGAGAACCTTAAGAAAGAAACTTTAGCTGACACTTTCTACTTAGTGACCCCCAGATATTCTGCCCAGCTTTAAAAAGAATACTTCTTAATTGTTTCTGACTGATGAATAAGTGAATCAGCTAGTATTAGTTTAAtgaaaaactagagcactgcttcagtCTTGGAATGGAGTCTGTCCCCCTGCCTTCCCATTATGAATAGAATTTGTTAAagatcctggggccaggtggtggcacatctgattaagcactcacgttacagtgcacaagagccaggttcaagcccctggtccccacctgctggggaaaatcttcacgaatggtgaagcaggtctgcaggtatctccccctcccccccgtttctctctatccaataataaatttatatatatatatatatatgtatgtatgtatgtatgtgtgtgtatatatatatatatatatatatcaaagcccCTGATGGAGAAGGTACAGAGATGAAAGATATAAatgcatttggggggggggggcttcagctCTATTGATCTAGAAAAAAATTAGAGTTCGAATTACTTTTAAGTAGATGATTTAAATTAAAGAGGATTCCAAGTGCTCTGCTCTGAACTTAATTCAGTTGATGAAAGGCTAGTTTAAGCTAGTGGCACTTGCTAACATTTTTATGTGGCCAAAGATTGTCATCTAATACTTTGGCCTCATCTAAGACACAGGCATCTATAGTGTTCCATTAGGGGTATGTGTGTTTGACTTTAAAAAGGTGTATAGGCCTGCAAACACTCTTCACGTTTCTGTCATGCTTGTAGCTGCGACTGATAGACTGGGGTCTGGCAGAGTTCTATCATCCTGCTCAGGAGTACAATGTCCGAGTAGCCTCAAGGTACTTCAAGGGACCAGAGCTCCTTGTGGACTATCAGGTAAAATTGTTAGCAAAACACCACGGCATTCTTTGTTTCTCTGGAGGCATTTCCTGCTTTGCTATAAATTTGTATACATTCAAGACCTGGTCTTTATTTCACCCCATGATGGTTTcagttttttctttcagtttgctcttttaaaaaaaaaaaaaaagtagtttgcaTCTTTGAGTATCTTCATAGGTTGATTCAAGCATAGAAACTCAAATTAGAAAAATGTTTGTAACACTTCTGACTGACTGCTTGTCCTTGTTTCCTCAGATGTATGATTATAGCTTGGACATGTGGAGTTTAGGTTGTATGTTAGCAAGCATGATTTTTCGAAAGGAACCCTTCTTCCATGGACAGGACAACTATGACCAGGTGAGCAAATATGTCCAGCTTTTACCTATTTGGGGGCTGATGGCTAAGAAAATACATCCCTTGATAGGGGTGCTATACTTGAGCCATGAAAtagtgctcagtgcctacataggAACTTTTCTTCAGCATACAGAATTTGACAAAATGTCTGATTACCAAGTCCCTTGAGGTAGATAGATAATTCTAGCAGTTCTCAATTTCTAACATGTTATATAACCTATCTAATGTCTAATAAAACAAGACTCTGGCCATTAGATTGTGATGCCCCCTATAATCATTAATTTCAAGATGATGGATTTAATACATTGTGTTACTGCTTTAAAGGCAGTTTGCATTGCTGTGAACTCCATGTTCTTGGATCTGCTGCATGTCTGTTCCAGGCTCTGAGTTGTATCTGGTTCTAGAGTTTAGTGATGTGGAAATTCTCTAATTCCTTTGTGTAGCATTCTCACAGGCTTGCAGGGAGTTCTGTGCTCAGTGATTTGGTCAGTTTGTTTTGTGTTTCAGCTTGTTCGCATTGCCAAGGTTCTGGGTACAGATGAGCTGTATGGGTATCTGAAGAAGTATCACATAGACCTAGATCCACACTTCAATGATATCCTGGGACAGTAagtaagagagacaaagagggttTTAACTTAATCCAGAAGTGGAAAGGTCAGCCTAAGTAATTTTTGAACTTCCGTTTCCCTAATCATGCCAAAtatttaaaatgacttttttttcttgtgtgtATGTTTAAGTTGATTTTGAGTTATCCGGACACTACTTAAATGTGTCTTCTAATTACTATTTCAATAATGAAACGTAAAATCATAGTACAGGAGAAAGTTTTCTGGTACAGCATGTTCATTTTAGTGGGAAATATGAAAGAGCAAGAAACTTTACAGATTTCTTGTTCTATAAAATAGCAATGTCTAAAGCATGTTTTTAGATATAGGGCAACAGTATTAAGCAAATATTGGGTTGTTTGAAAAGTCATCACTCATTTTTACatatcaaggggccaggtggtggtgtacctggttgagcgcacatgttacaatgcacaaggacctgggtttgagcccctggtccccacctgtatggggaaaagcttcacaagtggtaaagcagggctgcaagtgtctctctgtctcccccttccctcttgatttctggctgtctctaagcaataaataatttttttaaaaaaagaaaagaaaaacatagataGGTCATGACTTAACCAACAACCCATTACATCTGCTGACTAATAAAAATTAGTCATTTTTATCCCTCACCTAAAATTGACTAAAAGCCTGGGCTGTTAAAGATGACCTAGGTGGCAACCCAGGGTGTGGTGCAGCAGCTTGAGCATTGAACTtaaaaacatgaggttctgagtttgatccttggcagcccatgtaccagagtgatgctctggttcccactCTTTCTTGTATTAATGATTCAGTaaaactttttccccccttttgatgggacagaaagaactggggggggggggggaagggacgtagagagaggaagagaaaccctTGCTCTGAGGCTCACAAAgcatccccattgcaggtggggacatggggcttgaacttgtgtccttataCACTGCAGTGTATGAGCTCAAGATAccttttttgccattgttggAGCTTCATTGTTCtatcttttttcagatagaaagcggGGGGGTAGGagccattcattttattttttcaaaacccCAGAACTGCATCTCATGAGTCttatttctttttagatttattcatttactgtgagagaagcaacagaggaagctctgatATAATAAGCTGGTACTAGCAATTGAACatgggggcctcaggcatgcaagttggtatAGGTTGAGTTGTCTTTCCAGCCTAAATAATTCGTtttatttggtatttatttatttggtcatcaCTGGGCCTTCAGTGCTCCAACTTTTCCTGTTGAAGATtaaaacagggctggggagacagcataatggttacacaaaagacttttcatgcctgaggctccaaggtcccaggttcaatctccagtacccccataagccagagttgagcagtgccctggtctttcgctgtgtctttctttctgtatttcccactaaaataaatttttgaaaaagaaagaaaagtaaaacaaagaaaggaaagcatACCATAGCATAGACGTTTCCTCTTCtgtagtgggagccaggctcaaacctgggtcgtgcacatgacCAAGCAGGTGCATTATCCAAGGAagctattttatttgctttattttttaaggacCAGGGGGAGAGAAccaaaatatcactctggtacatgtggtgtcaaggatcaaactcaggaaggaCCTCATACATACAAGTtcagtgctctacccactgcaGCCTCCTAAACTGCTTTTAGCTAATTTTGTTTAATCACCACTCATTTGTTACAAGTGGGGAGGTGGAGTGGGGATGGGGCAGTACCAATAAGAATAAAATTTGACAAGTTTATGTTCACTGCAGTAGGTTGTTAGCAAGTTTAGCCCTAGTAAGCACAAATTGTTATTAATTGATTGTAGTCTCCAAATACTAatgctttccttttctcctcagaCATTCACGGAAACGCTGGGAAAACTTTATCCATAGTGAGAACAGACATCTTGTCAGCCCTGAGGCCCTAGATCTTCTGGACAAACTTCTGCGGTATGACCATCAACAGAGACTGACTGCCAAAGAGGCCATGGAACACCCATACTTTTGTGAGTCTCCAAACATTGCTTTCAAGATTACTAATTAAAAGGGTGGGAGATCTGCCCTATGTCTTTAAGGTCAGTTAACAGGATTTTAGGTATTTTTGCATTGAATCATTCTTGTTTCACCATAGCAAATTGAGACACCATAGCAAATCTGTTTCTTGATCCCTGGTATTGTTTACTTGTTCATCACTTTATCTCCCTCCTGGAGACTTCCGTTTGACCTTCAATTTATAGATCACAAGGATCAAATTAACTTTCAGT
The DNA window shown above is from Erinaceus europaeus chromosome 2, mEriEur2.1, whole genome shotgun sequence and carries:
- the CSNK2A2 gene encoding casein kinase II subunit alpha' isoform X1 is translated as MPGPAAGSRARVYAEVNSLRSRDYWDYEAHVPSWGNQDDYQLVRKLGRGKYSEVFEAINITNNERVVVKILKPVKKKKIKREVKILENLRGGTNIIKLIDTVKDPVSKTPALVFEYINNTDFKQLYQILTDFDIRFYMYELLKALDYCHSKGIMHRDVKPHNVMIDHQQKKLRLIDWGLAEFYHPAQEYNVRVASRYFKGPELLVDYQMYDYSLDMWSLGCMLASMIFRKEPFFHGQDNYDQLVRIAKVLGTDELYGYLKKYHIDLDPHFNDILGQHSRKRWENFIHSENRHLVSPEALDLLDKLLRYDHQQRLTAKEAMEHPYFYPVVKEQSQPCADNAVLSSGLTAAR
- the CSNK2A2 gene encoding casein kinase II subunit alpha' isoform X2, coding for MPGPAAGSRARVYAEVNSLRSRDYWDYEAHVPSWGNQDDYQLVRKLGRGKYSEVFEAINITNNERVVVKILKPVKKKKIKREVKILENLRGGTNIIKLIDTVKDPVSKTPALVFEYINNTDFKQLYQILTDFDIRFYMYELLKALDYCHSKGIMHRDVKPHNVMIDHQQKKMYDYSLDMWSLGCMLASMIFRKEPFFHGQDNYDQLVRIAKVLGTDELYGYLKKYHIDLDPHFNDILGQHSRKRWENFIHSENRHLVSPEALDLLDKLLRYDHQQRLTAKEAMEHPYFYPVVKEQSQPCADNAVLSSGLTAAR